In Gossypium hirsutum isolate 1008001.06 chromosome D06, Gossypium_hirsutum_v2.1, whole genome shotgun sequence, one genomic interval encodes:
- the LOC107901532 gene encoding probable glycosyltransferase At5g03795, which yields MGHELKSWFQLDARKLIWLICAITVIITFQYLELLSENVFSAVVPSGKISVEGQSSFLASAPSSTELDGTIRYVTHSIGLECNGTYAGSETVHGNEVSEERDMDSNDDVISETDVDLNKSSTFEEGSESPKESLSEELVDLIKNSTVYDAESSKNMTTAEVEGGLSLELSKENNMATLDSLNQTSAVNEATNDFGTYEVNDKDQNSDSILDNDNNSGRKSSSEEFEDYPESYNNKTVAKEAPTTIADMNNLLYRSRVSYHSTTPRWASAADKVLLNVRSQIEKAPILENDQQLYAPLYRNVSMFKRSYELMESTLKVYIYKEGKKPIFHKPVLKGIYASEGWFMKQLQANRNFVTKKPREAQLFYLPFSSRMLEETLYVPDSHSIQNLVEYLKNYADTIAAKYPYWNRTQGADHFLVACHDWATSETKEYMANCIRALCNSDIREGYIFGKDVSLPETTIRNPQRPLRDLGGEPPSKRSILAFFAGGMHGYLRPILLQQWGNKDPDMKIFGTMHNGKGKLNYAQHMKRSKYCICPRG from the exons ATGGGGCATGAACTTAAATCTTGGTTTCAATTAGATGCGAGGAAATTGATATGGCTTATATGTGCGATCACGGTGATTATAACATTCCAGTATCTTGAACTTTTGAGCGAGAATGTGTTTTCGGCGGTAGTTCCTTCTGGTAAGATCTCTGTTGAGGGACAAAGTAGTTTCTTAGCCAGTGCTCCATCATCGACTGAGCTAGATGGGACAATACGTTACGTGACTCATTCAATTGGTTTGGAGTGTAATGGAACATATGCTGGTAGTGAGACAGTTCATGGTAATGAGGTCTCTGAAGAAAGGGACATGGATTCTAATGATGATGTTATATCAGAAACCGATGTGGACTTGAATAAATCTTCTACATTTGAGGAAGGCAGTGAATCTCCAAAAGAGTCTTTAAGTGAGGAATTGGTAGATTTAATTAAGAATTCTACAGTGTATGATGCTGAAAGTTCCAAAAATATGACTACAGCAGAGGTGGAAGGTGGTCTATCATTGGAGTTAAGCAAGGAAAATAACATGGCAACTCTAGATAGCTTGAACCAAACTAGTGCTGTTAATGAAGCAACTAATGATTTTGGGACCTATGAAGTAAATGACAAAGATCAGAATAGTGATTCCATATTAGATAATGATAACAATTCTGGTAGGAAGTCTTCATCAGAGGAATTTGAGGACTATCCTGAAAGTTACAATAATAAGACTGTTGCAAAGGAGGCACCGACTACTATAGCTGATATGAACAATTTGCTTTATCGGAGTCGTGTTTCATATCATTCCACG ACACCAAGATGGGCTTCAGCAGCAGACAAAGTGCTATTAAATGTAAGATCGCAGATTGAGAAAGCACCTATTTTAGAGAACGATCAGCAACTTTATGCACCTCTTTATCGGAATGTTTCTATGTTCAAAAG GAGCTATGAATTGATGGAAAGCACACTCAAAGTATATATCTACAAGGAAGGAAAAAAACCCATATTCCATAAGCCGGTTCTCAAGGGTATTTATGCCTCTGAAGGATGGTTCATGAAACAACTGCAAGCTAATAGAAACTTTGTTACTAAAAAACCAAGAGAAGCCCAACTGTTTTACTTACCTTTTAGTTCTAGAATGTTGGAAGAGACATTATATGTCCCTGATTCTCACAGTATCCAGAACCTTGTAGAGTATTTGAAGAACTATGCGGACACGATTGCAGCAAAATATCCTTACTGGAACAGAACTCAAGGAGCTGATCATTTTCTGGTCGCTTGCCATGACTGG GCAACATCTGAAACAAAGGAATACATGGCCAATTGCATAAGAGCCCTCTGCAATTCCGACATTAGAGAAGGTTATATTTTTGGGAAGGATGTCTCTCTTCCTGAGACCACCATTCGGAACCCTCAGAGACCCCTCCGAGACCTCGGTGGTGAACCTCCTTCGAAGAGATCAATTCTGGCTTTCTTTGCAGGAGGCATGCATGGTTATTTAAGGCCAATTCTATTACAACAGTGGGGAAACAAAGATCCGGACATGAAAATCTTTGGTACAATGCATAATGGTAAGGGGAAACTGAACTACGCCCAGCACATGAAGAGGAGCAAGTACTGCATTTGTCCTAGAGGTTAA